Proteins from a genomic interval of Lycium ferocissimum isolate CSIRO_LF1 chromosome 2, AGI_CSIRO_Lferr_CH_V1, whole genome shotgun sequence:
- the LOC132045541 gene encoding uncharacterized protein LOC132045541 isoform X1, with the protein MEQMEHKYVEVNGLNIHVAEIGSGNSPVVVFLHGFPEIWYSWRHQMIVVAKAGYRAIAPDFRGYGLSDQPPQPEKTTFLDFTNDTLALLDALNISKVFLVGKDFGSIVISRFVTLYEERVSGFVVMGVPFLPPQPLEFKQGIPEGFYISRFGEPRRAEADFGRLDAKTVVRNVYILFSRSELPIANENQEIMDIVQPGTPLPPWFSEEDLAAYGALYEKSGFQTALQVPYRSLHEQVNITDPTVHVPALFIMGEKDYFLKFPGIEEYISSGGLKNSVPNLEISSLPEGNHFVQEQLPDKVNQLVLEFLNKNSKLK; encoded by the exons ATGGAACAAATGGAGCACAAATATGTTGAAGTGAACGGGCTAAACATTCATGTAGCTGAAATTGGAAGTGGGAATTCCCCAGTTGTAGTGTTCTTGCATGGTTTCCCTGAAATATGGTATTCTTGGAGGCACCAAATGATTGTTGTGGCCAAAGCTGGTTACAGAGCTATTGCACCCGATTTCAGAGGATACGGGTTGTCGGATCAACCACCCCAACCCGAGAAAACCACCTTTCTTGATTTTACAAATGACACCCTTGCACTTCTTGATGCTCTTAATATCTCTAAG GTTTTTCTCGTCGGTAAAGACTTTGGATCTATTGTCATTTCACGTTTTGTCACTCTCTATGAGGAGAGAGTCTCTGGATTTGTTGTTATGGGAGTGCCATTTTTGCCGCCACAACCTCTCGAGTTTAAACAAGGCATCCCTGAAGGCTTCTATATTTCGAGATTTGGG GAGCCTAGAAGAGCTGAAGCTGATTTTGGTCGCCTTGACGCAAAAACTGTAGTGAGGAATGTATACATTCTTTTCTCCAGAAGTGAATTACCGATAGCCAATGAGAATCAGGAAATCATGGACATTGTGCAACCTGGTACCCCACTACCACCTTGGTTCTCTGAGGAAGACCTAGCTGCATATGGAGCTCTGTATGAGAAATCTGGTTTCCAAACTGCTTTGCAGGTTCCTTATAG GTCACTGCATGAACAAGTCAACATTACAGATCCAACAGTTCATGTTCCAGCACTGTTTATTATGGGTGAGAAGGATTATTTCCTCAAATTTCCAGGAATCGAAGAGTACATTAGTAGTGGAGGACTCAAAAATTCAGTACCTAACCTGGAGATTTCCTCTCTGCCAGAAGGAAACCATTTCGTCCAAGAGCAACTACCTGACAAGGTTAATCAACTTGTGCTCGAATTCCTTAATAAGAATAGTAAGCTGAAGTAA
- the LOC132045535 gene encoding uncharacterized protein LOC132045535 encodes MYFIFFFPKGDFFLRKINKMEEIEHKYIEVNGLKLHIAETGSGHSPVVVFLHGFPGIWYSWRYQMIAVAKAGYRAIAPDFRGYGLSDQPPQPEKTTFPDLISDLLALLDVLSISKAFLVTKDFGNFVLSRFVVLHGERVSGFITMGVPFYSPLTLNLQGLPEGSHLARWREPGRAEADFGRFDAKTVVKNVYILFSGTELVPIANENQEIMDLVQPSTPLPPWFSEEDLTIYGALYEKSGFQTALQVPYRALHEVVNITDPRVNVPALFIVGEKECFLKFPGMEEYTSGGILKSLVPNSQMVFLPEGTHFVQEQLPEEVNQLVLGFLAKYSN; translated from the exons ATGtatttcatctttttctttcctaagggggatttttttttaagaaaaattaataagATGGAAGAGATAGAGCACAAGTACATTGAAGTGAATGGGCTAAAGCTTCATATAGCTGAAACTGGAAGTGGGCATTCCCCAGTTGTAGTGTTCTTGCATGGATTCCCTGGAATATGGTATTCTTGGAGGTACCAAATGATAGCTGTGGCCAAAGCTGGTTACAGAGCTATTGCACCCGATTTCAGGGGATACGGGTTATCGGATCAACCACCCCAACCCGAAAAAACCACCTTTCCTGATCTGATCAGTGACCTCCTTgcacttcttgatgttcttagCATCTCTAAGG CTTTTCTTGTTACTAAAGACTTTGGAAATTTTGTTCTTTCCCGTTTTGTCGTTCTTCATGGGGAGAGAGTCTCTGGATTTATTACTATGGGGGTGCCATTTTATTCTCCACTAACTCTCAACCTTCAAGGCCTCCCTGAAGGATCCCATCTTGCGAGATGGAGG GAGCCTGGGAGAGCTGAAGCTGATTTTGGTCGCTTTGACGCCAAAACAGTAGTGAAGAATGTTTACATTCTTTTCTCCGGAACTGAATTAGTACCAATAGCCAATGAAAACCAGGAAATCATGGATTTGGTGCAACCTTCAACCCCTCTGCCCCCTTGGTTCAGTGAGGAAGACCTAACTATATATGGAGCTTTGTATGAGAAATCTGGATTCCAAACTGCTTTGCAGGTTCCCTATAG GGCACTCCATGAAGTAGTCAACATTACAGATCCAAGAGTTAACGTCCCAGCACTGTTTATTGTGGGTGAGAAGGAGTGTTTCCTCAAATTTCCAGGAATGGAAGAGTATACAAGTGGAGGAATACTGAAAAGTTTAGTACCAAATTCACAGATGGTTTTTCTGCCAGAAGGAACTCATTTTGTTCAAGAACAATTACCTGAGGAAGTTAATCAACTCGTGCTCGGCTTCCTTGCTAAGTATAGTAATTAA
- the LOC132045553 gene encoding uncharacterized protein LOC132045553 isoform X2, which translates to MEAIEHKYVEVNGLKIHIAETGSGNSPVVVFLHGFPEIWYSWRYQMIAVAKAGYRAIAPDFRGYGLSDQPPQPEKTTYLDLVNDLLALLDALSISKEPGRAEADFGRIDAKRVVRNVYILFSRSEIPIANENQEIMDIVQPSTPLPPWFSEEDLDAYGALYEKSGFQTALQVPYRSLHEQANITDPRVHVPALFIAGEKDYFLKFPGVEDYISGGLKSLVRNLQMVNLPEGTHFVQEQLPDEVNRLMLDFLTRNSQS; encoded by the exons ATGGAAGCAATAGAGCACAAATACGTTGAAGTGAATGGACTAAAAATTCATATAGCTGAAACTGGAAGTGGGAATTCCCCAGTTGTGGTATTCTTGCATGGTTTCCCTGAAATATGGTATTCTTGGAGGTACCAAATGATAGCTGTAGCCAAAGCTGGTTACAGAGCTATTGCACCCGATTTCAGAGGATACGGGTTGTCGGATCAACCACCCCAACCCGAGAAAACTACCTATCTTGATCTTGTCAATGACCTCCTTGCACTTCTTGATGCTCTTAGCATCTCTAAG GAGCCTGGGAGAGCTGAAGCTGATTTTGGTCGCATTGACGCCAAAAGAGTAGTGAGGAATGTATACATTCTTTTCTCCAGAAGTGAAATACCAATAGCCAATGAAAATCAGGAAATAATGGACATTGTGCAGCCTTCAACCCCGCTACCACCTTGGTTCTCTGAGGAAGACTTGGATGCATATGGAGCTTTGTATGAGAAATCTGGATTCCAAACTGCTTTGCAGGTCCCCTATAG GTCATTGCATGAACAAGCCAACATTACAGATCCAAGAGTTCATGTTCCAGCACTATTTATTGCCGGCGAGAAGGATTATTTCCTAAAATTTCCGGGGGTTGAAGACTACATAAGTGGAGGACTCAAAAGTTTAGTCCGTAATCTGCAGATGGTTAACTTGCCAGAAGGAACCCATTTTGTTCAAGAACAATTACCTGATGAGGTCAATCGACTCATGCTCGACTTCCTTACTAGGAATAGCCAATCTTGA
- the LOC132045553 gene encoding uncharacterized protein LOC132045553 isoform X1, protein MEAIEHKYVEVNGLKIHIAETGSGNSPVVVFLHGFPEIWYSWRYQMIAVAKAGYRAIAPDFRGYGLSDQPPQPEKTTYLDLVNDLLALLDALSISKAFLIGKDFGSAVLSLFVLLHGERVSGIITMGVPFLPPRSPKYTEDLPEGFYISRWREPGRAEADFGRIDAKRVVRNVYILFSRSEIPIANENQEIMDIVQPSTPLPPWFSEEDLDAYGALYEKSGFQTALQVPYRSLHEQANITDPRVHVPALFIAGEKDYFLKFPGVEDYISGGLKSLVRNLQMVNLPEGTHFVQEQLPDEVNRLMLDFLTRNSQS, encoded by the exons ATGGAAGCAATAGAGCACAAATACGTTGAAGTGAATGGACTAAAAATTCATATAGCTGAAACTGGAAGTGGGAATTCCCCAGTTGTGGTATTCTTGCATGGTTTCCCTGAAATATGGTATTCTTGGAGGTACCAAATGATAGCTGTAGCCAAAGCTGGTTACAGAGCTATTGCACCCGATTTCAGAGGATACGGGTTGTCGGATCAACCACCCCAACCCGAGAAAACTACCTATCTTGATCTTGTCAATGACCTCCTTGCACTTCTTGATGCTCTTAGCATCTCTAAG GCTTTTCTCATTGGCAAAGACTTCGGATCTGCTgtcctttccctttttgttcTTCTCCATGGGGAGAGAGTCTCCGGAATTATTACCATGGGAGTGCCGTTCTTGCCCCCACGATCTCCCAAGTACACTGAAGACCTCCCCGAAGGCTTCTATATTTCACGATGGAGG GAGCCTGGGAGAGCTGAAGCTGATTTTGGTCGCATTGACGCCAAAAGAGTAGTGAGGAATGTATACATTCTTTTCTCCAGAAGTGAAATACCAATAGCCAATGAAAATCAGGAAATAATGGACATTGTGCAGCCTTCAACCCCGCTACCACCTTGGTTCTCTGAGGAAGACTTGGATGCATATGGAGCTTTGTATGAGAAATCTGGATTCCAAACTGCTTTGCAGGTCCCCTATAG GTCATTGCATGAACAAGCCAACATTACAGATCCAAGAGTTCATGTTCCAGCACTATTTATTGCCGGCGAGAAGGATTATTTCCTAAAATTTCCGGGGGTTGAAGACTACATAAGTGGAGGACTCAAAAGTTTAGTCCGTAATCTGCAGATGGTTAACTTGCCAGAAGGAACCCATTTTGTTCAAGAACAATTACCTGATGAGGTCAATCGACTCATGCTCGACTTCCTTACTAGGAATAGCCAATCTTGA
- the LOC132048212 gene encoding uncharacterized protein LOC132048212 — translation MDQIEHKLVKVNGLKLHIAEIGNGSSPVVLFLHGFPEIWYSWRHQIVAVANAGFRCIAPDYRGYGLSDPPPQPEKTTFSDFINDLIALLDALGISKVTLVAKDFGAKLAQIVVLLHPERVTGVVTLGSPFTPLGPRKFLEALPESLYISRWQEPGKAEADFGRLDFKTVLRNIYILFSRNDIPIAAPNQEIMDLVDSSTPLPPWFSDEDLSAYGALYEKSGFRTALQVPYRSLNEEFNISNQIIEVPALLIMGEKDYTLKFPGIQDYIRSGRVKCFATNLEIVYLPEGSHFVQEQLPDQVNELILKFLKSHS, via the exons ATGGACCAAATAGAGCATAAATTGGTAAAAGTGAATGGGCTAAAGCTCCATATAGCTGAAATTGGAAATGGGTCTTCTCCAGTAGTGTTGTTCTTGCATGGTTTCCCTGAGATATGGTATTCTTGGAGGCACCAGATAGTTGCTGTGGCTAATGCTGGTTTCAGATGCATTGCACCCGATTACAGAGGTTATGGACTATCCGACCCGCCACCCCAACCCGAGAAAACCACATTCTCTGATTTCATCAATGACTTGATTGCTCTCCTTGATGCTCTTGGCATTTCTAAA GTAACTCTAGTTGCTAAAGATTTTGGTGCTAAGCTGGCTCAGATAGTGGTTCTTTTACACCCTGAACGAGTCACAGGAGTCGTCACATTGGGTTCCCCTTTTACACCTTTAGGTCCTCGGAAATTTCTCGAGGCCCTTCCAGAAAGCTTGTATATTTCGAGATGGCAG GAACCAGGAAAGGCCGAAGCTGATTTTGGCAGACTTGATTTTAAAACAGTTTTACGCAACATATACATCCTCTTCTCCAGAAATGACATACCAATAGCAGCACCTAATCAGGAGATAATGGATTTAGTGGATTCATCAACCCCTCTACCCCCTTGGTTCTCTGACGAAGACCTTTCAGCCTATGGTGCTCTCTATGAGAAATCTGGATTCCGAACTGCATTGCAGGTTCCTTATAG GTCGCTGAATGAAGAGTTTAACATATCAAACCAAATAATTGAGGTTCCAGCACTGCTAATCATGGGGGAAAAGGACTATACCTTGAAATTTCCAGGAATTCAGGACTATATAAGAAGTGGACGGGTGAAATGCTTCGCGACCAATTTGGAGATAGTGTACTTGCCAGAAGGTTCCCACTTTGTTCAAGAGCAATTACCAGACCAGGTCAATGAGCTAATACTCAAGTTTCTCAAAAGTCATTCTTAA
- the LOC132045576 gene encoding protein RTF1 homolog produces the protein MEEELTDLLLEAAGRTNTGGRNRPPSSSRRHQKSSYSDDGSDSRDDDSDDDRGYSGRKPSGSQVPLKKRLDHPERDDDHSSHGEGDDGDGYGDGRDSDDDSIGSDLYKDDEDRQKLAQMTELDREMILTERAAKKSDRSLHDKIIKDRNLLKKQSSPPPHSRVGKRSSTRFLDRAADRDDALNEIRAKRARQQDPESQWKLRDADRRGSGSRGYSPIKRRSFTAATLGSSPTRGESDSHSNEGDSSADDGMDDSDDDKESPESQLPTFEDIKEISIRRSKLAKWFMEPFFDELIVGCFVRVGIGRSRSGPIYRLCMVRNVDSSDPNRQYKLENKTTSKYLNVVWGNESSAARWQMAMVSDSAPLRDEFDQWVREVERSGGRMPSKQDVLEKKEAIQKSNTFVYSADTVKQMLQQKKSATWRPLNIAAEKDRLRREMEVAKMKNDEAEAERIKARLEELEASRKVQEKDDKAKRLAEMNRKNRVENFKNASEVRPKNQLLKAGEAGYDPFSRRWTRSTNYFSKNANEAVEGASNGEAAAALTATEAGGTAEGGMAATAAALQAAAGAGKLVDTNAPVDQGTESNTLHDFDLPISLTVLQKFGGAQGGQAGFLARKQRIEATVGCRVPENDGRRHVLTLSVSDYKRRRGLL, from the coding sequence ATGGAAGAAGAGTTAACTGATTTGCTTTTGGAGGCTGCTGGTAGAACGAATACCGGTGGAAGGAATCGTCCACCTTCATCATCTAGAAGACATCAGAAGAGTTCATATTCTGACGATGGAAGTGATTCAAGGGACGATGACTCTGATGATGATCGTGGCTATTCGGGTCGAAAACCTTCTGGTTCACAAGTTCCTCTCAAGAAGAGATTGGACCATCCGGAAAGAGATGATGATCATAGCAGTCATGGAGAAGGTGATGATGGAGATGGTTATGGCGATGGGCgcgatagtgatgatgattctattggaAGTGATCTTTATAAGGATGATGAAGACCGGCAAAAACTTGCTCAGATGACGGAACTGGATAGAGAAATGATATTGACTGAGCGTGCAGCGAAGAAATCTGATAGGAGTCTGCATGACAAAATTATTAAGGATAGGAACCTGCTCAAGAAACAAAGTTCACCGCCTCCACATTCTCGTGTTGGCAAGCGCTCatcaacaagatttttggatagGGCAGCTGATAGAGATGATGCATTGAATGAGATACGAGCAAAACGAGCGAGACAGCAGGATCCGGAGAGTCAATGGAAACTTAGAGATGCAGATCGAAGAGGTTCTGGAAGCAGGGGTTATTCGCCAATCAAACGTAGAAGCTTTACAGCTGCGACCCTAGGTAGTAGTCCTACCAGGGGAGAAAGTGATTCACATAGTAATGAGGGAGATTCATCAGCTGATGATGGAATGGATGACAGTGATGATGACAAGGAATCACCGGAGTCACAGTTGCCAACGTTTGAGGATATAAAAGAAATCTCCATTCGCCGATCAAAACTGGCAAAATGGTTTATGGAGCCCTTCTTTGATGAGTTAATTGTGGGTTGCTTTGTAAGAGTTGGCATTGGGAGGTCAAGGTCTGGTCCTATCTATAGGCTTTGTATGGTCCGCAATGTTGATTCTTCAGATCCTAATCGACAGTACAAGCTAGAAAATAAAACCACATCAAAATATCTAAATGTTGTTTGGGGCAATGAAAGCTCTGCTGCTAGGTGGCAGATGGCTATGGTTTCAGACTCGGCTCCTCTGAGGGATGAGTTTGATCAGTGGGTAAGGGAAGTAGAACGAAGTGGTGGTCGTATGCCCAGTAAACAGGAtgtgttggaaaaaaaagaggCCATACAGAAATCTAACACATTTGTTTACTCTGCTGACACTGTAAAGCAGATGTTGCAGCAGAAAAAGTCTGCAACATGGAGGCCACTTAATATTGCTGCTGAGAAGGATCGTTTAAGAAGGGAGATGGAAGTGGCCAAAATGAAGAATGATGAAGCAGAGGCGGAGAGGATTAAGGCAAGactggaggaactggaggctaGCAGGAAAGTTCAAGAGAAAGATGACAAGGCCAAAAGGCTGGCTGAGATGAACCGGAAGAACAGGGTCGAGAATTTCAAAAATGCATCAGAAGTCAGACCAAAGAATCAACTGTTAAAGGCTGGTGAGGCTGGGTATGATCCTTTCTCTAGAAGGTGGACTAGGTCTAcgaattatttttcaaaaaatgctAATGAAGCAGTAGAAGGGGCATCAAATGGTGAAGCTGCTGCTGCATTGACAGCTACTGAAGCTGGTGGAACTGCTGAGGGGGGAATGGCAGCTACAGCAGCAGCCTTGCAGGCTGCAGCGGGCGCTGGAAAGTTGGTGGACACAAATGCTCCGGTAGATCAAGGAACAGAATCAAACACACTGCATGATTTCGATCTGCCTATCTCGTTGACTGTGCTTCAGAAGTTTGGAGGGGCTCAAGGAGGCCAAGCAGGATTTCTGGCTCGAAAACAGAGGATAGAAGCAACCGTTGGATGTAGAGTTCCTGAGAATGACGGGAGAAGGCACGTACTAACTTTGAGTGTTAGTGATTACAAGAGAAGGAGAGGGCTCCTTTGA